A part of Campylobacter sp. MIT 99-7217 genomic DNA contains:
- a CDS encoding prephenate dehydrogenase has protein sequence MKIAIIGLGLIGGSLGLCLRDNKLVSAVYGMDLNKEHEQIALELGLIHELIEFKDLKNCDIIFLATPVDAIVELLQKLKDLPSNVTIIELGSTKRKIIESLPKKLIKQTIFAHPMRGTENSGPRAAFKELYKDGVCVLCDSEVADDLHQKRAVEVFSHLGMKIVFMDSLDHDHHTAIISHLPHVISFSLANFVMKEENKRNIVHLAGGSFKGMSRIAKSSPAMWGSIFEQNKDNLLNSIEHFQKELETCKKMIQEDRLDELKIWMQKANTLREIL, from the coding sequence ATGAAAATAGCTATCATAGGGCTTGGACTTATAGGTGGTTCTTTGGGACTTTGTTTAAGGGATAATAAGCTTGTTTCAGCTGTTTATGGAATGGATTTAAACAAAGAACACGAGCAAATTGCCTTAGAGCTTGGACTTATACACGAGCTTATAGAATTTAAGGATCTTAAAAATTGCGATATTATCTTTCTTGCAACGCCTGTTGATGCCATTGTGGAGCTTTTGCAAAAGCTTAAGGATCTGCCTAGTAATGTTACGATCATCGAGCTTGGAAGCACTAAAAGAAAGATCATAGAAAGCTTGCCAAAAAAGCTTATCAAGCAAACCATTTTTGCTCACCCTATGAGAGGCACTGAAAACAGCGGTCCAAGAGCTGCTTTTAAAGAGCTTTATAAAGACGGCGTTTGCGTGCTTTGCGATAGCGAGGTGGCTGATGATTTACACCAAAAAAGAGCGGTAGAAGTTTTCTCTCATTTGGGCATGAAAATCGTCTTTATGGATAGCTTAGATCATGATCATCACACGGCGATCATCTCGCATTTACCTCATGTCATCAGCTTTTCTTTGGCAAATTTCGTGATGAAAGAAGAAAATAAACGCAATATCGTGCATCTAGCAGGAGGTTCTTTTAAGGGCATGAGCCGTATAGCAAAGTCAAGTCCTGCCATGTGGGGAAGCATTTTTGAGCAAAATAAAGACAATCTTTTAAATTCCATAGAACATTTTCAAAAAGAGCTAGAAACTTGCAAAAAAATGATCCAAGAAGATAGACTTGATGAGCTTAAAATATGGATGCAAAAGGCAAATACTTTGAGAGAAATTTTGTGA
- a CDS encoding M23 family metallopeptidase, translating into MARRDNKKLLLYTLIVILIFGIFFFLPKLEILEQNKPNIFINDTVYSNLKEALPLRLTDEHRGIKRVKISLKKDVNETANVLMDQKFSNNKELVLQISLPKLAYKEKLNSYLMDIEVWDSSLWGWFSGNLSKKSIRVIIDDKKPMLNILANSYQIEQGGAASVVFEARDENLDEAYILTDKGKRFEVVPFIKENFYASLIAWDSKDKDFRAYVVLKDKAGNETKERIRYYFLNKKYRESNIALNDRFLDGKIEQLANQYAPEPDELDRLAKFKFVNETLRLGNEALIHKITSKIQEKELNENFKLKLFLPLKNAMKVADFADHRFYSYKDKFVSDSYHLGLDLASVAEAPIITNNDGEVVFAEENGIYGNNVVVYHGFGLYTLYGHCSSRRVSEGDKVYEGDVIANTGVSGLALGDHLHFGVLVQGVEVRPEQFQDPIWLKNNIHEVLENAKKIILRQRQ; encoded by the coding sequence ATGGCTCGAAGGGATAATAAAAAATTACTTCTTTATACTCTCATTGTTATACTCATTTTTGGTATATTTTTTTTCCTACCAAAACTTGAAATTTTAGAACAAAACAAGCCAAATATTTTCATAAATGACACCGTTTATAGCAACTTAAAAGAAGCCTTACCCTTAAGACTCACAGATGAACATAGGGGCATAAAGCGTGTTAAAATTTCTTTAAAAAAAGATGTGAATGAAACAGCAAATGTTTTAATGGATCAAAAATTTAGCAATAACAAAGAACTTGTTTTGCAAATTTCTTTACCAAAGCTTGCCTATAAAGAAAAATTAAACTCTTATCTCATGGATATAGAAGTTTGGGACTCTAGTCTTTGGGGCTGGTTTTCTGGAAATCTCTCAAAAAAAAGCATTCGTGTTATCATAGATGATAAAAAGCCTATGTTAAATATTTTGGCTAATTCTTACCAGATAGAACAAGGCGGTGCAGCAAGCGTTGTTTTTGAGGCTAGAGATGAAAATTTAGATGAGGCTTATATCCTTACGGATAAAGGCAAGAGATTTGAGGTTGTGCCTTTTATCAAGGAAAATTTTTATGCAAGCTTGATCGCTTGGGATTCTAAAGATAAGGATTTTAGAGCTTATGTTGTGCTTAAAGATAAGGCAGGAAATGAAACAAAAGAACGCATAAGGTATTATTTTTTAAATAAGAAATACAGAGAGTCAAATATCGCTCTTAATGATAGATTTTTAGACGGCAAAATAGAACAACTTGCTAATCAATACGCACCAGAGCCTGATGAGCTTGACAGACTAGCTAAATTTAAATTTGTAAATGAAACCTTAAGGCTAGGAAATGAAGCCTTGATCCATAAGATCACAAGTAAAATTCAAGAAAAAGAATTAAATGAAAATTTTAAGCTCAAGCTTTTTTTGCCTCTAAAAAATGCGATGAAAGTGGCTGATTTTGCTGATCATAGGTTTTATTCGTATAAGGATAAATTTGTTAGCGATTCTTATCATTTGGGGCTTGATTTAGCAAGCGTAGCTGAAGCTCCTATCATCACAAACAATGACGGAGAAGTCGTTTTTGCGGAAGAAAATGGAATTTATGGAAATAATGTTGTTGTTTATCATGGATTTGGCTTATATACACTTTATGGGCATTGCTCATCAAGAAGAGTAAGCGAGGGAGATAAGGTTTATGAGGGAGATGTTATTGCCAATACAGGAGTAAGTGGTTTAGCCTTGGGCGATCATTTGCACTTTGGTGTTTTGGTGCAAGGGGTTGAAGTGCGTCCTGAGCAGTTTCAAGATCCAATTTGGCTCAAAAATAATATCCACGAAGTTTTGGAAAATGCAAAAAAAATAATTTTAAGGCAAAGACAATGA
- the lpxC gene encoding UDP-3-O-acyl-N-acetylglucosamine deacetylase, with translation MNQLSIAKSVKGVGIGLHKGEPIELILEPLEANSGIVFFRSDLNVSYKAEPANVINTKLATVIGDSRGYISTIEHLMSAINAYGIDNIRIVLNSNEAPVMDGSSISFCMMLDEAGLKELDAPKKIMVIKKPIEVRDGDKFVRITPTNEPRINYTIKFDNAMIGEQTYNFEFSKKNYIEEIARARTFGFLKDVETLRAMNLALGGSLENTVVVDENRILNPEGLRFKDEFVRHKILDAIGDLTLLGYRVYGDYISYAGSHHLNHLLTKEILKDTSAYEIVSVAREKNYEKVFA, from the coding sequence ATGAATCAACTAAGTATAGCAAAAAGCGTAAAAGGCGTAGGTATAGGACTTCATAAAGGCGAGCCTATAGAGCTTATTTTAGAGCCTTTAGAAGCAAATAGTGGTATCGTTTTTTTTAGAAGTGATTTAAATGTGAGCTATAAGGCAGAACCTGCAAATGTGATCAATACAAAGCTTGCAACGGTCATTGGCGATAGTAGAGGCTATATCTCGACTATAGAGCATTTAATGAGTGCGATTAATGCTTACGGAATAGACAATATCCGTATAGTTTTAAACTCAAATGAAGCTCCTGTTATGGACGGATCTAGCATTAGTTTTTGTATGATGCTTGATGAGGCTGGATTAAAAGAACTTGACGCACCTAAAAAAATCATGGTGATTAAAAAACCTATAGAGGTTAGAGACGGGGATAAATTTGTTCGTATCACCCCAACAAACGAGCCTCGCATAAATTATACAATCAAATTTGACAATGCCATGATAGGCGAACAAACTTATAATTTTGAATTCAGCAAAAAAAATTATATCGAAGAAATCGCAAGAGCTAGAACTTTTGGTTTTTTAAAAGATGTAGAAACCCTAAGAGCGATGAATTTGGCTCTGGGCGGAAGCCTTGAAAATACCGTGGTCGTTGATGAAAACCGCATTTTAAATCCTGAGGGTTTGCGTTTTAAAGATGAGTTTGTGCGTCATAAAATTTTAGACGCCATTGGAGATTTAACCTTACTTGGATATAGAGTTTATGGGGATTATATATCTTATGCAGGAAGTCATCATTTAAATCACTTGCTTACTAAAGAAATTTTAAAAGATACAAGTGCTTATGAAATCGTAAGTGTTGCTCGGGAAAAAAATTACGAAAAGGTTTTTGCATAG
- a CDS encoding tRNA threonylcarbamoyladenosine biosynthesis protein TsaB, with protein MLGVYKDELLFEKYQSDERASEFLPKILQNLLEKYSLEKLIYANGPGSFMGIKISFLCFQTLSIVKNIPMFAVSGFELNGFKPISANNQLCFVYENKQISLQKAAGAEFFLPDHLSCLNLSEDILPFYFIDAV; from the coding sequence ATGCTTGGGGTTTATAAAGATGAACTTTTGTTTGAAAAATACCAAAGCGATGAAAGAGCAAGTGAGTTTTTACCTAAAATTTTGCAAAATTTACTTGAGAAATATAGCCTTGAAAAGCTCATTTATGCTAATGGTCCTGGTTCTTTTATGGGGATAAAGATCAGCTTTTTGTGCTTTCAAACCCTAAGTATAGTAAAAAATATCCCTATGTTTGCCGTAAGTGGCTTTGAACTTAACGGCTTTAAGCCTATCAGTGCTAATAATCAGCTTTGTTTTGTCTATGAAAATAAGCAAATTTCTTTGCAAAAAGCAGCAGGGGCTGAGTTTTTCTTGCCTGATCATCTTTCTTGCTTAAATTTAAGCGAGGATATTTTACCTTTTTATTTTATCGATGCAGTTTGA
- the thrB gene encoding homoserine kinase, translated as MKIRVSATSANLGPGFDCLGLALGLFNEVLIKPSKAFDISIKGFGEKSANLAKNNLFIQIFKEICQKHGQERLDFSFHFNNQIPFSRGLGSSSSIIIAALVAVHEILGLKIEKKELLNLALRYENHPDNIAPAVYGGFVCSILHKNEVYSIKKDIDTNLKALLVIPSVKISTEQSRLALKKNIAFQDCVYNISHSSLLTACFLEKKYDLLKIASKDRLHQFYRMKNLPELFEVQKFALENNALMSTLSGSGSSFFNLVYEEDGLNLRQKMQDKFKNFQIELLEFNNKGFEIC; from the coding sequence TTGAAAATACGAGTAAGTGCCACAAGTGCAAATTTAGGACCGGGTTTTGATTGTTTGGGTTTGGCTTTAGGGCTTTTTAATGAGGTGCTTATAAAGCCCTCAAAGGCTTTTGACATAAGCATTAAGGGCTTTGGAGAAAAAAGTGCAAATTTAGCCAAAAACAATCTTTTCATACAAATTTTTAAAGAAATTTGTCAAAAACACGGACAAGAAAGGCTTGATTTTTCCTTTCATTTTAACAACCAAATTCCTTTTTCAAGGGGACTTGGAAGCTCTTCTTCTATCATCATTGCAGCACTTGTTGCAGTGCATGAAATTTTAGGTTTAAAAATAGAAAAAAAAGAGCTTTTAAATTTAGCCCTAAGATATGAAAATCACCCAGATAACATAGCTCCTGCCGTTTATGGAGGTTTTGTTTGCTCTATTTTGCATAAAAACGAAGTTTATAGCATAAAAAAGGATATTGATACAAATTTAAAAGCCTTACTTGTCATACCAAGCGTAAAAATAAGCACTGAGCAAAGTAGATTAGCTCTTAAGAAAAATATCGCTTTTCAAGATTGTGTGTATAATATCTCGCATTCTTCCTTGCTAACGGCTTGTTTTTTAGAAAAAAAATATGATTTGCTTAAAATAGCAAGTAAAGATAGGTTGCATCAATTTTATAGAATGAAAAACCTACCAGAGCTTTTTGAAGTACAAAAATTTGCTCTTGAAAATAATGCTTTAATGAGTACGCTCTCAGGCTCAGGATCAAGCTTTTTTAACCTTGTTTATGAAGAGGACGGCTTAAATTTAAGGCAAAAAATGCAAGATAAATTTAAAAATTTTCAAATCGAGCTTTTAGAATTTAACAATAAAGGCTTTGAAATTTGCTAA
- a CDS encoding DUF448 domain-containing protein, with protein sequence MKNHIPIRMCIICKARKEQKSLFRFGVKMGKIHLNLGTGRSFYVCSSCLNKDEKAFRKIKIHNLKVDQQDLKELVLNVKG encoded by the coding sequence TTGAAAAATCATATACCTATTAGAATGTGTATCATTTGCAAGGCAAGAAAAGAACAAAAAAGTTTATTTCGTTTTGGTGTAAAAATGGGTAAAATTCATTTAAATTTAGGCACAGGAAGAAGTTTTTATGTCTGTTCTTCTTGTCTAAATAAAGATGAAAAGGCGTTTCGCAAGATAAAAATACACAATTTAAAGGTCGATCAGCAAGATCTAAAGGAGTTAGTTTTAAATGTCAAAGGTTAG
- the infB gene encoding translation initiation factor IF-2 has protein sequence MSKVRIHEIAKDMGYPSKEILEKAKELGIDVKSASSSVDEEVAAAIYEYIQTKIIPEAFKEKAKKASPKKETKETKEEKKEKSPSKAKEKSPKSKAKEEVKEEKKVLVKEETIKEEPKKEINLDKQEEANAPVSLNQRRGLVIVKKKKDENLQAIQEEKKAPKNAHLALKDMFSLSQEESLKRPKKKDKKAPQSHKKENTSKMDFMENQSFADISLEDEDVVVLPDFSGISEEKEAPVLPKKQPAVLRQSFNQFTETSLSRSRRKKAPKRVEKKENAEIKSVEIPKEIRLYEFADKIGKNTSEIISKLFMLGMMTTKNDFLDETAIEILAEEFGIEISIIDEASEFDYIKEYEQNQDNKNLQARAPVITIMGHVDHGKTSLLDFIRKSRVANAEAGGITQHVGAYMVEKNGRKITFIDTPGHEAFTAMRARGASITDIVIIVVAADDGVKPQTKEAINHAKAANVPIIIAINKIDKEDANPDLVKTQLAEMDIVPTEWGGKYEFVSVSAKKGTGIEDLLEIVLLQADILELKADPKAAAKASIVESSVQKGRGPVATIIVQNGTLRVGNTIVAGVAYGKVRAMSDDSGKAMKEIKPGECGVIVGLSEVADAGETLICVASDKEAREYANKRHEYNRQKELSKSTKVSLDELGAKIKEGNLKSLPVILKADVQGSLEAIKASLEKLKNDEIKVNIIHAAVGGITQSDIELASASEDSVVLGFNIRPTGEIKERAKEKGVQIKTYNVIYNLIDDVKALLSGMMSPIISEEQLGQAQIRQVITVPKIGQIAGCMVTEGVINRGAKIRLIRDGVVVFEGNVSSLKRFKDDVREVAKGYECGVGIEGCNDMKEGDYIESYKEVKEQASL, from the coding sequence ATGTCAAAGGTTAGAATTCATGAGATTGCTAAGGATATGGGCTATCCTAGCAAGGAAATTTTAGAAAAGGCTAAGGAACTTGGTATTGATGTAAAATCTGCTTCAAGTAGTGTTGATGAAGAGGTTGCCGCAGCTATTTATGAATACATACAAACAAAGATCATTCCAGAAGCTTTTAAGGAAAAGGCAAAAAAAGCAAGTCCTAAAAAAGAGACTAAAGAAACAAAGGAAGAAAAAAAAGAAAAAAGTCCCAGCAAAGCAAAGGAAAAAAGCCCAAAAAGCAAGGCTAAAGAAGAAGTTAAAGAAGAAAAAAAAGTTCTTGTAAAAGAAGAGACGATCAAAGAAGAGCCTAAAAAAGAGATCAATTTAGACAAGCAAGAAGAAGCTAATGCCCCTGTTTCTTTAAACCAACGAAGAGGGCTTGTCATCGTTAAAAAGAAAAAAGATGAAAATTTACAAGCTATACAAGAAGAGAAAAAAGCACCAAAAAACGCTCATTTAGCATTAAAAGATATGTTTTCTTTAAGTCAAGAAGAAAGCTTAAAACGCCCTAAGAAAAAGGATAAAAAAGCCCCTCAAAGTCATAAAAAAGAAAATACCTCAAAAATGGATTTTATGGAAAATCAAAGCTTTGCAGATATTAGTCTTGAAGATGAAGATGTGGTTGTTTTGCCTGATTTTAGCGGTATTAGCGAGGAAAAAGAAGCCCCTGTTTTACCAAAAAAGCAACCTGCTGTTTTAAGACAATCTTTTAATCAATTCACAGAAACAAGCCTAAGTAGAAGCAGACGCAAAAAAGCCCCAAAAAGAGTAGAAAAAAAAGAAAATGCCGAGATCAAAAGCGTTGAAATTCCAAAGGAAATTCGCCTTTATGAATTTGCAGATAAGATAGGCAAAAACACAAGCGAGATCATCTCAAAGCTCTTTATGCTTGGAATGATGACAACCAAAAACGACTTTTTAGATGAAACGGCGATTGAAATTTTGGCTGAAGAATTTGGTATTGAAATAAGCATTATCGATGAGGCAAGCGAGTTTGATTATATCAAAGAATACGAGCAAAACCAAGATAATAAAAACTTGCAAGCAAGAGCGCCGGTTATCACGATCATGGGGCATGTTGATCATGGTAAAACCTCGCTTTTGGACTTTATAAGAAAGTCTCGCGTTGCTAATGCCGAAGCAGGCGGGATCACTCAGCATGTGGGTGCTTATATGGTGGAAAAAAACGGACGCAAAATTACCTTTATCGATACTCCCGGACACGAAGCTTTTACGGCTATGCGTGCTAGGGGAGCTAGCATTACTGATATCGTGATCATTGTCGTAGCTGCTGATGATGGGGTAAAACCTCAAACCAAAGAAGCGATCAATCACGCAAAAGCTGCAAATGTCCCTATCATCATAGCGATCAATAAAATCGACAAGGAAGATGCAAACCCTGATCTTGTAAAAACCCAGCTTGCAGAAATGGATATAGTGCCTACTGAATGGGGCGGAAAATACGAATTTGTAAGCGTTTCAGCAAAAAAAGGCACGGGGATTGAAGACTTGCTTGAGATCGTGCTTTTGCAAGCTGATATTTTAGAGCTTAAAGCAGATCCTAAGGCAGCTGCAAAGGCTAGCATAGTAGAAAGTTCTGTGCAAAAAGGAAGAGGTCCTGTTGCTACTATCATCGTTCAAAATGGGACACTTAGGGTTGGAAATACCATAGTTGCAGGCGTTGCCTATGGAAAGGTGCGTGCTATGAGCGATGATAGCGGTAAGGCTATGAAGGAGATTAAGCCCGGAGAATGTGGTGTTATCGTTGGGCTTAGTGAGGTTGCTGATGCAGGTGAAACCTTGATTTGCGTTGCAAGCGATAAGGAAGCTAGAGAATACGCTAATAAACGCCACGAATACAACCGCCAAAAAGAGCTTAGCAAATCCACAAAAGTAAGCCTTGATGAACTTGGAGCAAAGATAAAAGAAGGAAATTTAAAATCCTTACCTGTGATCTTGAAAGCCGATGTGCAAGGCTCACTTGAGGCTATAAAGGCAAGTCTTGAAAAGCTTAAAAATGATGAGATTAAGGTTAATATCATTCACGCAGCCGTTGGTGGTATCACGCAAAGTGATATAGAGCTTGCAAGTGCAAGTGAAGATAGCGTGGTGCTTGGCTTTAATATCCGTCCAACAGGCGAGATAAAAGAAAGAGCCAAAGAAAAAGGCGTTCAAATCAAAACTTATAATGTTATTTACAATCTCATTGATGATGTCAAAGCCTTGCTTAGTGGCATGATGAGTCCTATTATCAGCGAAGAACAACTTGGACAAGCACAGATCAGGCAGGTTATTACCGTGCCAAAAATAGGACAAATCGCAGGTTGTATGGTAACTGAGGGTGTGATTAATCGTGGAGCTAAGATCAGGCTTATTCGCGATGGCGTGGTTGTATTTGAGGGCAATGTAAGCTCGCTTAAACGCTTTAAAGATGATGTAAGAGAGGTTGCAAAAGGCTATGAATGTGGCGTTGGCATAGAAGGGTGCAATGATATGAAAGAGGGCGATTACATCGAAAGTTACAAAGAAGTTAAGGAACAAGCAAGTTTATGA
- the rbfA gene encoding 30S ribosome-binding factor RbfA, which produces MNPSEIKKLRTESILKELIPEALANLDDESLKNLCVTDVECKKGRYDAFVYLDKMFFNAHEQEQILMSLKRAARALQNYCMSEQGWYRCPNFHFKFDDRLEYQNHMESLFEKIKEKR; this is translated from the coding sequence ATGAATCCAAGCGAGATCAAAAAACTTCGAACAGAAAGCATTTTAAAAGAGCTTATCCCTGAAGCCTTAGCAAATTTAGACGATGAGAGCTTGAAAAATCTTTGCGTAACTGATGTTGAGTGCAAAAAAGGGCGTTATGATGCTTTTGTGTATCTTGATAAGATGTTTTTTAACGCTCATGAGCAAGAGCAGATTTTAATGTCTTTAAAAAGGGCGGCAAGGGCTTTGCAAAATTATTGCATGAGCGAGCAAGGCTGGTATAGGTGTCCAAATTTTCACTTTAAATTTGATGATAGATTAGAGTATCAAAACCACATGGAAAGCTTGTTTGAAAAGATCAAGGAAAAAAGATGA
- the rimP gene encoding ribosome maturation factor RimP: protein MNELNLSAYCKEAGVSFYDSELVSENGHKIYRVYIIKEGGVSLDDCARLSEILSPVFDVKPPCEGEYFLEVSSPGLERKLSKIEHFSLSIGENVKIVTDEKEKFEAKIIGVKDENIILELQNTPQNSDKNTLELPFNKIKKAKTFVQW, encoded by the coding sequence ATGAACGAGTTAAATTTAAGTGCGTATTGTAAGGAAGCTGGAGTAAGCTTTTATGATAGCGAGCTTGTGAGTGAAAATGGGCATAAAATTTACCGCGTTTATATCATCAAAGAAGGCGGAGTGAGCTTAGATGATTGTGCTAGGCTTAGTGAAATTTTATCTCCTGTTTTTGATGTGAAGCCACCTTGCGAGGGTGAATATTTCCTAGAGGTTTCCTCGCCAGGACTTGAAAGAAAGCTCAGCAAAATAGAGCATTTTTCCCTAAGTATCGGCGAAAATGTCAAGATCGTAACTGATGAAAAAGAAAAATTTGAAGCCAAAATCATAGGCGTTAAAGATGAAAATATCATACTAGAGCTTCAAAACACGCCACAAAATAGTGATAAAAACACATTAGAACTTCCCTTTAACAAAATCAAAAAAGCCAAAACTTTCGTGCAGTGGTAA
- a CDS encoding AI-2E family transporter, with protein MKNGAFFFIFFISIVLCLLIYLFKDFLMVIAIGSLMAVATSNINAKFLSLFGGKKVLAASFTTILVLFLFFAPFVYAVVKIAVTLKDFDMASVTYTLNYIKNYHFDLPESLAFLKPKITEAINSIDLNSFSKNALGFFSNFTKSGAKFIIDMALIIVFFFFANLYGTQLILYVKSIVPIDKKEFEEVLSEVGNVMAVVFYSVVLIAIFEGALFAMIVAFFDYDSVLFGIIFAFSSMIPAVGGALVYVPLSLYEFAMGNLSGAIWILLSSIIVISVIADTFIKPLIIKWINERLVQTPTQINELLIFLAMIAGISSFGFWGIILGPAILTFFISTIKMYMILKTKNLL; from the coding sequence ATGAAAAATGGGGCTTTCTTTTTTATTTTTTTTATTAGTATTGTTTTGTGTTTGTTGATTTATTTGTTTAAGGATTTTTTGATGGTCATTGCCATAGGCTCTTTAATGGCAGTTGCAACCTCAAATATCAATGCGAAATTTCTAAGCCTTTTTGGCGGTAAAAAGGTTTTAGCCGCAAGCTTTACGACCATTTTAGTTTTATTTTTATTTTTTGCTCCCTTTGTTTATGCTGTAGTTAAGATCGCAGTAACCTTAAAAGACTTTGACATGGCAAGTGTTACTTATACCTTAAACTATATCAAGAACTATCATTTTGATCTGCCTGAAAGTTTAGCTTTTTTAAAGCCAAAAATTACCGAAGCTATCAATAGCATAGATTTAAATTCTTTTTCTAAAAATGCCTTGGGCTTTTTTTCAAATTTCACAAAAAGTGGGGCTAAATTTATCATAGATATGGCTCTTATCATCGTTTTTTTCTTTTTTGCTAATCTCTACGGCACACAGCTTATCTTGTATGTCAAATCAATAGTACCTATCGACAAAAAGGAATTTGAAGAGGTTTTAAGTGAAGTGGGTAATGTCATGGCGGTGGTGTTTTACTCTGTTGTGCTGATAGCTATTTTTGAGGGAGCTTTGTTTGCTATGATCGTGGCATTTTTTGACTATGATAGTGTGCTTTTTGGGATCATTTTTGCTTTTTCATCGATGATACCAGCTGTTGGAGGAGCTTTGGTTTATGTGCCTTTGAGTCTTTATGAGTTTGCTATGGGGAATTTAAGTGGGGCGATTTGGATTTTGCTTTCTTCTATCATTGTTATTTCGGTTATTGCTGATACCTTTATCAAGCCTTTGATCATCAAATGGATCAATGAAAGACTTGTTCAAACCCCAACTCAGATCAACGAGCTTCTTATCTTTTTAGCCATGATCGCAGGGATTTCAAGCTTTGGTTTTTGGGGCATTATCCTAGGACCTGCTATCCTTACTTTTTTCATTTCAACGATAAAGATGTATATGATCTTAAAAACAAAGAATTTACTTTGA
- the ruvB gene encoding Holliday junction branch migration DNA helicase RuvB: MDRIVEIEKISFDETYETSLRPSSFEGYIGQENIKKNLKIFITAAKKRGECLDHILFSGPAGLGKTTLANIISYEMGANIKTTAAPMIEKSGDLAAILTNLSEGDVLFIDEIHRLSPAIEEVLYPAMEDFRLDIIIGSGPAAQTIKIDLPKFTLIGATTRAGMLSNPLRDRFGMQFRLEFYKDAELALIIEKASLKLGKTCEQKAALEIAKRSRSTPRIALRLLKRVRDFADVNDEEQISLERANEALNSLGVNELGFDSMDLRYLELLTAAKRRPMGLASIAAALSEDENTIEDVIEPYLLANGYIERTAKGRIASLKSYDVLKLSFDKGLFDE; encoded by the coding sequence ATGGACAGAATAGTAGAAATAGAAAAAATCTCCTTTGATGAAACTTACGAAACTTCCTTACGCCCAAGCAGTTTTGAGGGCTATATAGGTCAAGAAAATATCAAGAAAAATTTAAAAATTTTTATCACGGCTGCTAAAAAACGCGGCGAATGCCTTGATCATATCCTTTTTAGCGGACCTGCTGGGCTTGGAAAGACCACTTTGGCTAATATCATTTCTTATGAAATGGGAGCAAATATCAAAACAACAGCCGCTCCTATGATAGAAAAAAGCGGGGATTTGGCTGCGATTTTGACAAATTTAAGCGAGGGCGATGTGCTTTTTATCGATGAAATTCACAGACTTTCCCCTGCCATTGAAGAGGTGCTTTATCCTGCTATGGAGGATTTTCGCCTTGATATTATCATAGGAAGCGGACCTGCTGCACAAACCATAAAAATAGATCTGCCCAAATTTACGCTCATCGGTGCGACAACGCGTGCTGGAATGCTTAGCAATCCTTTGCGAGATCGCTTTGGTATGCAGTTTCGCCTTGAATTTTACAAAGATGCCGAACTAGCCTTGATCATAGAAAAAGCAAGCTTAAAACTTGGCAAAACTTGCGAGCAAAAAGCTGCTTTAGAAATAGCCAAAAGAAGTCGCTCAACCCCAAGAATCGCCCTAAGACTTTTAAAAAGGGTGCGAGACTTTGCTGATGTGAATGATGAGGAGCAAATCAGCCTTGAAAGAGCAAATGAAGCACTAAATTCGCTTGGTGTGAATGAGCTTGGTTTTGATAGTATGGATTTAAGGTATTTAGAGCTTTTAACAGCTGCAAAAAGGCGTCCTATGGGACTTGCAAGCATAGCAGCGGCTTTAAGCGAAGATGAAAACACTATAGAAGATGTGATAGAGCCTTATTTGCTGGCAAATGGCTATATAGAACGTACCGCAAAAGGGCGTATAGCCAGCCTTAAAAGCTATGATGTCTTAAAGCTTAGCTTTGATAAGGGCTTGTTTGATGAGTAA
- a CDS encoding histidine phosphotransferase, giving the protein MGILEQLELDFDHDDVEKFLHFFRTMCDKLEPLIIDLGSDSTKYKLAVLEIARLAHNTAWAARRLELSEVTDFCVFCEDMMEQAKRFEGPASDEFTDWMLLMSEQFEKYCRSYEEDASNLAVFNPLIVNVPSIVSK; this is encoded by the coding sequence ATGGGAATATTAGAACAATTAGAGCTTGATTTTGATCATGATGATGTGGAGAAGTTTTTGCACTTTTTTAGGACGATGTGCGATAAACTTGAGCCTTTGATTATCGATTTGGGAAGCGATAGCACAAAATACAAACTCGCTGTTTTAGAAATAGCTCGCCTAGCACACAACACAGCTTGGGCGGCCAGGAGGCTTGAGCTTAGCGAGGTTACGGATTTTTGTGTGTTTTGCGAGGATATGATGGAGCAAGCAAAGAGATTTGAAGGTCCTGCGAGTGATGAATTTACAGATTGGATGCTTTTGATGAGTGAGCAATTTGAAAAATATTGTCGCTCTTATGAAGAAGATGCTTCAAATTTAGCTGTTTTTAATCCTTTAATTGTTAATGTTCCAAGTATCGTTTCTAAGTAA